The genomic segment ttttgtttttgagaagtttTAGATCTAcggaaaaattgagcagaaagtacagagagttcccaacCGACCTCCCTCGGCACACACGGTTCCCAGTTATTAGAATGTTGCACTCAAGAAACACTTGCTACAGTGGAGCCAGTGTTGACACTTAGTAACTAAGTCCACATTCTGCCATGGGACAAATGTATCATGACCTGAATCCACCCCTGCAGAACCAAAGAGAGGAATTCCCTTCAGTGcacttgtttttcaaaaaatggaattccatttaaaaaaaaaaaagtgccctgAAGGGAATTCCTCTCCTTGGTACTGCAGAGATGTAGTCCCAAGGGGTGTGGTACCAATTTGctcttgtcaccgaggctggcATGCAacggtgctatctcggctcactgtaacctccgtctctgagttcaagcgattttcctgcctcagcctcccgagtagctgggattacaggcgtccaccactatgcccagctaatttttgtatttttagtagagatggggtttcatcacattgactaggctggtcttgaactcctgacctcaggttatcctgggatcacaagcataagccactgtgcccagcccttcagTGCACTTTTTAATGCAAGCATTTGTCTTCTGTTCCCACATGGGAGGTAAACAGCTTCTCTGGCATCCGCCCTTGGTCACGAAACTGGAACACAGACTCCAGATGCAGCAGGTGGATAAGAAGCAGGAAGACCTCCTTTGAAACCTGTCAGGAGTCCCTCGTGCCTCCTATGCCATCACCTGGCCATGTCAGTGGCATGAAGGCTCCTACCATTTATAATAGGGACACGTTTTCATGGCCTTTTATAAAACCGAAAACATCCGGAGCCATATGAGTGAGTGTTCTGGTCTTGTTGTTTTTGGTgacagggcctggctctgtcacccagagtggaatgcaatggcacaatcacggctcactgcagcctcaacctcctgggctcaagcaatcctcccacctcagcctcctgaacagctgggactgcaggtgcatgccaccacacccagctgattattttattttatttttgtagggatggggtctcactatgttgcccaggctggtcttgaactcctagcctcaagtgatcctctcacctcagcctcccaaagtgctgggattacaggtgtgaggcaccctGCCCAGCTGTGTCTGGTCTTTTTCATAGAAATACCTGATCTCCAGGGAAAACTCAGGGTCATTTGACTCTGGGAAAGTGATTCTCAAATGCTCCAGCAGTGTTAGATAAGTAATCACCTTCTCACGAGAGCTCAGCCATTCATGCAACACAACTAAATAAGCATTCACCAGACCTTTCAATGATGAATgttttgacaaagaaaaaaacgCCCCACAACATTCTCACCCCAAAATGGCTGTCCCACTTTCCCAGGTCCCTCTGTCCATTCACCTGGACCTGCAGGAGGCTTGGTTCCGGGAGATTCTAGGGGGGCCTGAGGTCAAGCTCAAAAGGCATTTGGCTTCCCCAAAGGCCCACAGGCTCCTGTGCCCACCAGTGCGCCTTGCCTGCCCACAGGCTATGCCATCAGCCTGTACTGCCTCTTAATGTCACAAGTTAACATCTCATAAAGTAAAATACCAGAAAGAAAGGAACCCTTCATTGATTTGCCTCAAAACTGACTGCTATAAACTGCAGGAGATGGTTGGGTATATGTATGACTGCTGTGCGTCTGGTGGGTGTATGGGGACAGAGTGATGTCAGCATGCATGTGTGACTGCCTGGCGTGTGGTGGGTGTATGGGGACAGAGTGATGTCAGCACGCATGTGTGACTGCCATGCTTGTGGTGGGTGTATGGGGACAGAGTGATGTCAGCACGCATGTGTGACTGCCGTGCGTGTGGTGGGTGTATGCGGACAGAGTGATGTCAGCACGTCCATATGCACTTTCCTCCTCTTTTAAAAACTCCACTCCCAAATGTATTTACTCGCTGAGTTCCACCCTACCCTCTCCCAAACAAGTTGAGGAacctccctcctccccatttGTCATGCTGGAACTTTGGGCCCCTCCCTGGGTGTACCCCTCCCCGTCTCACTGTTGACCTATTGAGAACCCCAGGTTTTTAGCCTCTTCTTTGAGGCTGCCCACCCCCTGGCCCCCCAACACCCGGTCTTGCTTCCCACTTACGGGCATCTCGTGCACGGTGGGGGCTCTGCTCCCGTAAGCCTGGTTACTGGTCCTGTACACTGAGACAGCCTTCTGGGTGCTGGTGGATGAGAAAcactgttttcattcattcaatctaATTCTGTCCAAGCCACAGCCTTGTATTTTGTTGGCGGCACTCCCCTGGAAATGCTCCCAGGGAAAGAGCCATGTGCCTGGCTGGGCTGGTGATGCAGCCTCAAAGGCAGCCTCCATGAGTGCCTGGCTGACGGTCCTGGATGGCCCAGCTTCCCTGGCCCCCTCTGCTCACAACTGTCCCTGCTCTTTCAAAGCAGGCCAAAGCCCTGAAGAGCAGGCAGCCAGCAAGTGCTGACCCCCAGCCCTGGCAGGGCCTTGGCACACGCTGCAATTTCTGGGTAACTTAGTCACCTTGTCAGGAGTGGAGGCTTGGCCTCCAGATCCTGCCACCCAGAGGGTCCCTCTGCCTCTGAGCCCCCACCCTCGCTGAGGCCATGCTTCTACTGGTACCACTGCCCCTGTCAGGGACAGGCCACTGAGAGGTTGCAGGCACACAGAGTAGCTCCACTGTAACCCCAGATCTTGTCCAAACTATTCTTCCTACATCCCCATCATCTCTCTGGGAGAACGAGGATACGAACAAACCCTGCCCTAGAGGACTGTTGAGAAACCAAACCCGGGGGCACCGCCAGATGCCTGCACCTGCCTGTCGGAATTCAAAGTTCCTTACTACTTCTTAGTCTGCGGCGCCCTGTGGCAGCTCACAGTCCGCAGCAAGACAGTGGAGGTGCTGCTGTGCTCATGCCCTGCAGCAGAGTTTCAGGGTAGAGAGGAGAGGTGACTCATCCGACACAAAACCGCGGAGCTGAGACCACAGCTGGGCTTTCTCATCCCCCCGCGGCCCCGCACCGCCTGACCCCGCCTGAACCCGCCTGACCCCGCCTGACCCTTTCCTTGTATCAGGCTCTAGGGAGCACTTCCTCAGCTCACTGGTGGGCGATGACAGCGCGGGCCCCCGATGACCACTCGCTCCTCTTGACTTCCGTAGCTAGGATCTTGGGGGTCTTGCGGGGCCTCTCAAACAGGGATATGGAGCAGGGGACGCCAGGCCCAGGCACGCTCCGGCTTCCTCACCTGTAGCCCCGGAACCACCCCGGGTTGTTGAATCGGCCCGGCAGGTCCGCGCTCACTCGGTAGTAGTCGTTGGTCCTCTCCGGCGGGGCCGTGGCCTTGGGCTCCACAGGCTCCCCGCACGGTCTGGGGCTTTCCTCGGCCATTGCGCCTCCGGCGGGAAGCGGGACTAGGCCGCGTCCTGTTGCCTAGCGACGGCCAGGTCACGTGACGGGGGCGCGAGCGGCGGGGCCTTAAAGGCGCAGCGCGTGGACCGGGCTCCTCGGAGGGCGAGTCCCCAGGGACCGGGAAGGTCAGGACGGCCAGGGATTCCCTGCTGGAACCGTCGTGTGGGGCAGCCCTAGGCCTCCAGCCGCCCGCGGGGGCACCGGGGCACCCCAGCATCGGGGCGTGGGCTCCCGGGGTAAAGGAACCCCAGGGCCTAGCACCCCGCCAGCCAGGTGACGGGGTTTAAGCGCTGCCGGTTCACGCGGCAGGCAGCGATTGGACGTCCGCTGTCCAGTGTCCTCCAGGGATGCCACGCCCCCAGCACCCCGAGTCTAAATTGAAACCCGAGATCTCGCTAACTCTATGCGATTCTCCTACGCCAAATATcgtttaaatattaaaaacaattttggagAGCCAGAGGTTGCGCGAGACGTGGTTCACAGCTCACGTGGCGGGAGGCGAAGGTCCCCATCGCTCAGCGGGTGCCCCCAAGGGTCAGGGGACTCCCGGGCCGGCTCGGCACATTAGCAGGGCGGGGCAAGCTGCAGGGCGAGGAACGTGGCCCCACTCCCCGCCAGAGACTCTAGAGCCCCGGACCCCGGGTCCTGCTCCGTCGCCTGCTCCGCCCCCGCCTCCGCCTCCGTCCCCGCCCCTCGTCTGCCCCGCCCCCGCCTCCGTCCCCGCCCCCTCGCCAGCCCCGCAGGGAGGTCCCTGCGGCCCGGGGACGGCGCCGTGGCTCCTCCAGGCCTGCAGGTGGTGCTGCGGCCCCGCGCGGACGGTGGCGGGAGGGAAGGCCGCTCGGCCGGGCCCGGAGGGAGGCCCCGTCCCGTCCACGTCCCCGCCATGGCGCCTTCCTCGGCAGCGCTGCCTCGAATGCTCGGCGTGGGTGAGCGCGCTTGCGGGACCCGCGGGAGGAGGATGCGGAGGGCGCGCGGGGACCCGAGGGGGCGGAGGGGACCCGGAGCGGGCGCGGAAGGAACTCGGGGAGGGCGAGGGGACCCGTGGGGGACGCGATCGGGGCGGGCGTGGTGCAGCCGCGGCGCGGCGCCAGGACCTCTGTCTGCTTCCCTCAGGCGCCCGGGCCCCGTCGCGCTGGCTGGGCCTCCTCGGGGAGCCAACCCCTGGGCCTGCTCGGCCGAGCCGCAGGACGCTTGGAAGCGCGGCGGCCCCCGCGATCGGCGAGCCGGAGGACGGCAGCGGTAACACTGGGCGTCCCGCCGAGTCGGGTGGGAGCGAGGAGAGGCCAGCAGCCGCCGGGGCGGCGAGCCCTGGAGGGGCCCGGGCGCTGCGCGCGGTTGAAGCTGCGCGCCCCGCCGGGCTTCTCCCGCCCCCGAGCGCGCCGCCGCTCAGTCCTGTCGGACCCAGCACCCCAGGCTGAGGCCACCGCCTCTCCAGGGATGGGTGCGAGGGAGCGGGCGGACCAGTGGGCAGCCCAGGCTTCGCTCCCTAGGGGTTGTCACTGGCCCACCGAGGGTCGGAGCCCCAGGCTCGCCCAGGCGGACCCAAGGGACCTGGGGGCTCGGAGTCTGCCCACCTTGCTGGACTACTGATGGGGACTTTCTGGCTGGGCACCTGAGACCCCAAGGCTGGGAGGTGCCAGAAAGACCTGAGAAACCCGCTGGGCCCCTCTTCTTCTCCTCTATTTTCCAAGTAATACCAAGGTTACGGGGTTGACCAGGTTCGACCCGGTTCACCGAGGAGCAAGGTCGGGATCAGAACCCGGCTCCAGCCCTCCGTTTCCTGGAAAGGTCCCTGTGCTTCCAGGTCTTTCCGGGGGGCTGCTGGACTCCCGGCTTCCTCCGCGGTGTCACAGAAGGCACGTGGGAGCAGGGGTGAGTGGGGACTGCGCTCTGCTTGTCTCTTCTGCAACTGCTGGGAGACGCAGCCCGGCTCTTCCTCCCTGCAATAGATTTGCACGACAAGATTCTGAACGAGCCCCTGAAGCATTCTGACTTCTTCAATGTCAAGGAACTGTTTTCCGTGAGAAGCCTCTTCGATGCCCGGGTGCACCTGGGGCACAAAGCTGGCTGTCGCCATAGGTAGGTCACACCCCTGTCTGAACCTGTGCTGGTTCCCAGGAGGGCTGGGACCTGGGACCTGCCTTGGGTCTGGGGCCACTTTCGAACAGGCCTGTGCCAGTTTTAGGTGATTACAGCTCCTTCGTCCTCCACATGGGAACTCGGAGCCTCACAGAGAAGCAGCAGTTTACTCCGGCGCTTGGCCAGGGCTCTTGTGTGCTTGGGCATGGGGCTCACAGCCCTTAGAGGGGCAGGCCTGCTGGGGGTGCAGCCCTCCAGGGTTCAGAAAAGGAAAGGCTGGGGGCAGAACTTGTGAGATTGGCCCCCACTGGATTGGGCAGGGCTTTCTGGGCTGTGGGGAGCAGGAATGACTGGTCCtgactgtgttctcacatggtcaTTTTGACTGCTGTGGGGAGAGTGaatgggaggggcaggtgggaggccaaggaggaagtgGTGGGGGCATCCGGGGCCAGGGTGATGAGGCTCAAATTCTGGTAGCAGAAGAGCTTCAGCAGCAAGGTGTACGTGAGGCTGACAGGCAGAGCCAGTGGGCCTTGGGCTGTTGATGCTGCTGAGAAGTGAATTTTAGGGCATGACTTTGGCAAGATGGAGGTCGCCAGTGCCTTGATGGGCAGGGTAGCTTGACAGGAAGGGACAGAACCTGGTTGGAGTAGACTGGAGGAGAGGACCTGGGAACAGCAAATGTAGATGACTCCCCTGCCCTGCACTGAGAGGCAGGGGTGTCTCCTGGCTGGGCTGTTCCTCATCCCAGCCCCGCGGGGGTCAGTGTCCTGGATCAGCGTTCCTACCAGGCTGGGCCACTCCCGCCCTGATGCCTTGATGCTTTTGGCCCAGAGCACCCCCGGCAAGTCCAACCCCAGAGGGACCTTGTCCTAAAGCCTTGGGAAGAGGAGAGTGATGGAGGGGCTGCCGCATGAGCAGCAGTGGGTCAGTTCTACTAGGATTTCCTTGAGAAGAGGTAGAGGGTCAGAGGGGTTCATCCATGAGCTGAGGTGTGCAGAGGGGTGGCTTGGACGAGGTCTTCACTGCTGTCTGTCTACGTGGGCAGCGGTGCACATTGTGCCCCACAGATGAGCCTGGGAGTCCCTGGTGGGCGTCTGTGTTCTGGCAAGGCCCCGTCACCTCTCATGCCCTGTGCCTTGACCGGGTCCCCGGCAGGTTTATGGAGCCGTACATCTTTGGGAGCCGCCTGGACCAGGACATCATCGACTTGGAGCAGACGGCCACGCACCTccagctggccttgaacttcacCGCCCACATGGCCTACCGCAAGGGCATCATCCTGTTTATAAGCCGCAACCGGCAGTTCTCATACCTGATTGAGAACCTGGCCCGCGACTGTGGTGAGTATGCCCACACTCGCTACTTCACGGGTGGCCTGCTGACCAACGCGCCCCTCCTCTTTGGCCCCGGGGTCCGCCTGCCGGACCTCATCATCTTCCTACACACGCTCAACAACGTCTTCGAGCCCCACATAGCCGTGAGAGACGCAGCCAAGATGAACATCCCCACCGTGGGCATCGTGGACACcaactgcaacccctgcctcgtCACCTACCCTGTCCCTGGCAACGACGAC from the Callithrix jacchus isolate 240 chromosome 1, calJac240_pri, whole genome shotgun sequence genome contains:
- the PIERCE1 gene encoding piercer of microtubule wall 1 protein isoform X3 gives rise to the protein MAEESPRPCGEPVEPKATAPPERTNDYYRVSADLPGRFNNPGWFRGYSTQKAVSVYRTSNQAYGSRAPTVHEMPRVECSGTTLSMFTWRRAW
- the PIERCE1 gene encoding piercer of microtubule wall 1 protein isoform X1 encodes the protein MAEESPRPCGEPVEPKATAPPERTNDYYRVSADLPGRFNNPGWFRGYSTQKAVSVYRTSNQAYGSRAPTVHEMPKVFYPNSNKFSQQLAAGGMFRNNTFNVYMEKSMVTGPDNYITPCDRLNFHPSYNSSRPSICE
- the MRPS2 gene encoding small ribosomal subunit protein uS2m isoform X2, encoding MAPSSAALPRMLGVDLHDKILNEPLKHSDFFNVKELFSVRSLFDARVHLGHKAGCRHRFMEPYIFGSRLDQDIIDLEQTATHLQLALNFTAHMAYRKGIILFISRNRQFSYLIENLARDCGEYAHTRYFTGGLLTNAPLLFGPGVRLPDLIIFLHTLNNVFEPHIAVRDAAKMNIPTVGIVDTNCNPCLVTYPVPGNDDSPPAVHLYCRLFRTTITRAKEKRRQIEALYRLQGQKEPGAQGPATPPGADVSHSL
- the PIERCE1 gene encoding piercer of microtubule wall 1 protein isoform X2; protein product: MAEESPRPCGEPVEPKATAPPERTNDYYRVSADLPGRFNNPGWFRGYSTQKAVSVYRTSNQAYGSRAPTVHEMPKRKVKFREGWWLSQSNAVRKSRPRGDSRPDPMAMLTATSGGRGATQMAPKLILLSLG
- the MRPS2 gene encoding small ribosomal subunit protein uS2m isoform X1, with product MAPSSAALPRMLGVGARAPSRWLGLLGEPTPGPARPSRRTLGSAAAPAIGEPEDGSDLHDKILNEPLKHSDFFNVKELFSVRSLFDARVHLGHKAGCRHRFMEPYIFGSRLDQDIIDLEQTATHLQLALNFTAHMAYRKGIILFISRNRQFSYLIENLARDCGEYAHTRYFTGGLLTNAPLLFGPGVRLPDLIIFLHTLNNVFEPHIAVRDAAKMNIPTVGIVDTNCNPCLVTYPVPGNDDSPPAVHLYCRLFRTTITRAKEKRRQIEALYRLQGQKEPGAQGPATPPGADVSHSL